In Drosophila innubila isolate TH190305 chromosome 2R unlocalized genomic scaffold, UK_Dinn_1.0 1_C_2R, whole genome shotgun sequence, the following are encoded in one genomic region:
- the LOC117784157 gene encoding uncharacterized protein LOC117784157 has translation MFRALLTLAYFVLTSCSIVFTACINNVTGTGTSSPGGSGPSSGGSLSNSLTSGGHIHRTAAAIERINKLWCYACDTMDDGQACVDVIIRNDTTLMKKCQGEEFICMVKRFSYTTSTENSTSSPKMWSLDRRCTANCEPGCIIIGERTKLYACTSCCEESFCNTGRGAASGIFHREATGIGTRIFWLAAPFLVNISLMLYKNHARHVFTKLQ, from the exons ATGTTCAGAGCTCTTTTGACACTCGCCTACTTTGTGCTGACTTCCTGTTCCATTGTGTTCACCGCCTGCATCAATAACG taACTGGCACGGGCACCAGCTCGCCTGGAGGATCGGGACCAAGTTCAGGTGGAAGCCTGAGCAATTCATTGACCAGTGGCGGGCACATTCATCGCACGGCGGCGGCCATTGAGCggataaataaattgtggTGCTATGCCTGTGATACGATGGATGATGGACAGGCCTGTGTCGATGTTATAATACGCAATGACACGACGTTGATGAAGAAATGCCAAGGCGAGGAGTTCATCTGCATG GTCAAGCGCTTCTCTTACACCACCAGCACGGAGAACTCGACCAGTTCGCCAAAGATGTGGTCACTGGATCGTCGCTGCACGGCCAACTGTGAGCCCGGTTGCATCATCATTGGTGAGCGCACCAAGCTCTATGCCTGCACATCTTGCTGTGAGGAATCCTTTTGCAATACAGGACGAGGCGCTGCCTCCGGCATCTTCCATCGCGAGGCAACTGGCATTGGCACACGCATTTTCTGGCTGGCAGCTCCCTTTCTGGTCAACATATCCCTCATGCTATACAAGAACCATGCCAGACATGTCTTCACCAAGTTGCAATAG